From candidate division KSB1 bacterium:
TTCTACTGTTGTTTGTCCAGCAATCATTCTCTTGCCATGAATTTTCGTACGTTTATCATACCTAAGAACCGCAATTCCACGAGAAGCCAATCCCCAGGCTAAGTCTCTAAAAGGCTGGTTCGGACCGATGGATTCATTCCGGTCGTTGGGACCGGAACCATGCACCAAGACTGCTGCCGGAACTTTATTTTCTCCTTTGGGAATGCTAATCGCTCCCGGTAATTCCCAGCCGGGTAAACCAAACAGGATTTCATTTTCTGAAAAAGATTCAATATCAACATAATCGGGAGGGCTATAGGTTACTGGAGAAGCTGGTAAAAACCACAAGCCGGAAACTTTTTTTTCGCGATCTAATACAACCCTTACATTTAAGGATGAATTCTCAAATTTACAGAGAATATTTACCTGTTGATATTCACCGGCCAAATCGAGGTCGATTTTCTCTATCGCCTCAAACGCGCCAACCTGTTTTTCAAGCGATTCCCAGGTTGATTTCAATTTTTCGACCGGCATAGCTTTTTGCATGGTACTATCATAAAAAGCCACAGCTTCAATAAAATTTCCTTCATTCAACAAGTTAACAAATTCAGTTCCGACTCTAATCAGTTCATCATTTTCAAACGGATCTGTTTGGCAAACAGCGATCCGTCCAAATGCGAAAATTGCCAGGAAGATTATTATTAATTTAGCAGATTTCATTTTAATCATTTATAAATACACTCATATCAGCTAATTATCTTTTAGTAAGTATCTAGAATTTCAAGTTGAATAGACCCCCGATAAAAGCATTCGGGGGTGACACTTTGGGTTTTCAAATTGGCTGAAATAAGGGTATGAAAGATCGGTTTTTCGTCAATCGAGAACTAAATATCGTACAGCAGTATATCGGGATCTCTTATCATCGAATAAATAGATTAGAAATTTTTCGCGGCAAATCACCAAACCTGGCGCCTGAAATATTCGCAACGATGGCAAATACTACTTTCGATTCCGGGTATAAAATTAAATATGTGGTTCCTCCAACCGAACCACCGCCATGAGCCCGCCAATTGCGACCCTTGTCATCCGTGCCGACGCGCCAGCCAATACCATAGCCGGTTTCTTCGCCGGAATTCTTTTTTTGTGATGTGAAAAACAGATCCAGGGTAGATTGTTTTAAAAAACCGGGTTCCAAATGTGCAGATCCGAATTGGACCAAATCTTCAGTATTTGAAATAAATCCACCGCCGGCCCATTTGTAACTATTATCTACAAATGGCGCATTCAGGGCTTTGCCATTGTCGACGACATAGAACCTGGTTCGATTAACAATGATGCTGTCGGTGTGATCCGCAACCATATTATTAAGTCCAAGCGGTTTGAATACATTGGCTTTCATATAGGATAAAAACTCTTGACCTGCTGCTTTTTCAACAACGGCGCTAATCAAATTCCAACCATAACTGGAATAAGAATAATTATCTCCCGGCATAAACAATAGCGTATCATCTTGAAAAATGAATAAACTCTGGACAACAGTCCTGTATTTTTTACTTGAGAGGAATTCCATGTTTCTATAGTGTCGAATTCCCGCTAAATGTCCCGCGAGTAACCGGGTTGTAACTTTTCCTTTTTTTTGCGGAAATGTTGTGACATATTTTTGCACCGGAGCATCCAGGTCTAATTTTCCTTGTTCGACCAGCAAACCGATAGCCACTGCCGTAACCGGTTTAGAAACACTGCCTATTCTAAATTTTGTCAATGTAGTAACGCGTACCTTGTTTTCAAGATCGGCATAACCAAATCCCTCCGACCAAACAATCTCACCAGCCACACCAACAGCTACCGAAATCCCGGGAACGTGTTTCAGTTCTTGGAAGTCCAGAATGATATTTTTTGCAGTTTTAATTGATTCTGCATATTTAGGTGAAGTTTTCGTCTGGGCAAATAAAGGGACGATGAGCAAAAGAAGGATACAATTTGTTAAGATAACTTTTGCTTTTGCTGATAAATAATTCATAAACCACCTCATGATTTATTAACCTGGATAATTCATAGCCACCAAGACACAAAGCTTTAAAAAATAAAGGTTAAGAAAGATTTATTTTTTATATTGACACAAATTTGGTTCATAGTAATCTTCTTTATAACTTTAATATTCTTAGTGACTTATAGTCTTTATGGCAAAAATTCATGAATAGTGCAGGTTAAGTAAGGATTTTATTTTGTGAACCATTGACTATCTTGAAACCTGCGTTTAAAATAAGTCATTACGTCAGGCTCGAGAATTATTTTTCCGGTAACCATTTTTATATTATCATAACGAAAATAAGATTTATGGTGAACAATCTCCCCCCTATCGACAATGAAATAATTATGGCTCAGGTCAATAATTCTGCCTTGCTTGTAGTTGCTGAAATAAAAAGCGCCTTTGGGGATTTTTGATGGCCCAACTACCAAAAATTCATCATTTTCCTTTCTTAGCGGACTCGCCACATTAATCTTAAATGAAGAACCAACAATCTTAATTTGGAATCCTCGAACCGTATAATCTCCCGGGGCAACATTTGAGAGAACAAAATACCCTCGTGAATTTGTCTTTACCCAATAATTTTTATGAATTATTTTTCCATTATGTTTAAATCTGGCAGCGATAACTACATCCAATCCATCGTGATAGGTTGTTGAACGACCACGATATTCAAATAAATCAACTATTACAGAGCCAATAACCAAAACCGAATTCTGATCTTTGGGTTCCTGAAACGTTGTAACAACGGAGGCACAACCTTCGATCAAAACCAAAATACTTGTTAAAACCGTAAATTTAAACCATTTCATTTTTTTTGACTTTAATCCATTTTGATCTAGAATGCCAAAATAATAAAACACAAGACAACCAAAAAGAAAACCAAAACCAGAAGAAAGGATTTGAAAGTTTGATAAGTTCATCAAACCACAGGTGCATTATTTCTTTTAATGGAAAAATTGAAATGAGCAGGTAAACCCAAAAGCCAACTTTCTTTGAGAAGGCCTTTTCAATAATTCGAACAATAAAATGGGTTATTAAAATTGCTAATAATAAGCCCAATAATAAAATACTATAAAGGGATAATCCTGTCAGCACTAGTTTAGATCGATATGCGCAACTTTCTTAAAAATTATTTATTTTTAAACTCGGGTTTCCTTTTTTCTGTAAACGCCAGGGTTCCTTCTTTTTTATCTTCGGTTCCACACACATCACCAAACAAACTCGCCTCAATTTCAAGACCCTGGGATAGGGGTATATTAACTCCATATTTCACCGCGTTTAACGATTGCCTTACCGCAATGGGCCCTTTGGATAAAATTGTCTGAGCAAGTTTGGTAACAGTGGGAATTAGTTCGTCCCGGGCTACAACTTGATTGACGAGTCCAATTCTCAACGCTTCGTCGGCGTTTATTATATTTCCCGATAGAATCATTTGCAAAGCCATACTGGTACCAACGGTACGGGGCAACCTCTGTGTACCGCCATAACCCGGAATAATTCCCAGGTTTACTTCCGGTTGTCCAAATTTTGCATTACTGGATGCTATTCGGATGTGACAAGCCAAAGCCAGTTCGCATCCTCCACCCAATGCAAAGCCATTAATCGCCGCAATAACCGGACGATCCAGATCTTCTATCTTTGAAAAAATCATTTGACCTCTTTGGGCGAATGCTTTACCATTAGGTCCGTCTAGAATTTGTAATTCAGTGATATCTGCTCCCGCAACAAAAGCCTTATCCCCCGAACCCGTTACGATAACAGCACCTATCGACGAATCACTCTCAATTTTTCCTATTGCTGTTTCCAACTCATCCATTGTCTTGGAATTAAGAGCATTGAGTACCTTCGGTCGATTGATAACGATTCGTGCGATTCGGTCTTCAACATCGAAAACAATGTTTTCAAAATTCATCTTTCCTCCACGCGGGTTTAAAAATGCCAATTTGTATAAGCGATGAGAACTGTACTATAACAATTTGATTCAGGATATAAATTATTTAACGGGAACTGACTTTCAAGTAATATTTGGCTCTTTAAGAGCCTCCGAAATGAAATCAGTCAGACCAAATTTTCTTAATATCGCTTGGTTGATTGACAAAATAGGTTGGGTTCAAATCATGTAAACTGGAATGCGGTGAATAGCCAAAACCGGCAGCACACACATCTACTCCGGCTGCCTTTGCCGCATGGATATCATACTCAGTATCTCCGATCATTATCGTGTTTTCGGCTTTTTCATCGGCCAATTGCATCGCCTTAAAAATTATATCCGGTGCAGGTTTACGATTATCCACATCTTCAGGACCCAAAATTACCGAAAACTGGTGGTCTATTCCTAATCCCCGGAGTATTTTCCTGGCAAATTTACCGGGCTTATTGGTAACCACCATTAAGGTAACATCTTTATTTGAGAGATACTGCAACAGGTTTGATATCCCTCCAAACAGTTGAGTCTGGTTTAAAACATTCTGATAGTATATTTCACGGAAACGATGAATTGTTTCTTTGGGGTTAATATCAGCATGGTTATCCGTCAGGCATTTTACAAATAGATCCGGACCAGGGCCAATCGATTCCTTCGCTTCCTCGAGAGATAGATATGGAATACCCAGCTCTTTTCTTAAAACATTCATACTATAATGGACATCTGCTGCGGTATCCACCAGGGTTCCGTCCAAATCAAACAATGCTAATCGATAACCATTTTGTTTCATAAGTACCATTCCATACTCTTCTTATTTCTTATACCAGTCGGAATCCTGGTCAAATACTCTTTTCAATTTCAGTTTCTGTTGATGTCTTTCGACTGCCAATCGGATCAATTCATCCAATAAATGGGGATATGATAACCCTGACGCTCCCCACAATTTTGGGTACATACTGATCGCAGTGAACCCGGGTATTGAATTAATTTCACTGATATAAACATTGTCTTTACCCAAAAGAAAGTCGACTCTCGCCATTCCTTCGCATCCGATCAACGAATATCCTTCTACCGCAATCTTTTGAATTTTTGAAATAATGTCTGCAGGTAATTTTGCCGGAATCTCGAGCTTAGAGGCATCATCAACATATTTTGAATCATAATCGTAAAATTCACCGGAAGGGATCACTTCCCCTGGAACTGATGTACGCGGATTTTCGTTACCCAGAACAGATACTTCAATCTCCCGGGCATTTGCAACACTTTCTTCAAGAATAATTTTTCTATCATACTCGAAAGCAACTCTTATCCACTCTTTCAATTCCTGGCGATTATGAGCTTTATTAATGCCAACGCTGGAACCCATGTTAGTCGGTTTTACAAAAATCGGGTACGCCAATTCGGTTTCAATCTTTGCAATTTCTTGATCATCCTTTAAAGGATCAGCCGAAATATTATAGGATAAAAAATTGACTACCGGTAATCCAACCGAACGAAACAAACGTTTTTGGACGACTTTATCCATGGCTACAGAAGACCCCAAAACTCCTGCTCCAACATAAGGGACATCCATCAATTCGAACAGGCCCTGTATTGCACCATCTTCACCATATGTGCCATGCAACACTGGAAATATAACATCAAATTTTTCATCGGATTGAGCACTAGAAACATCTTGTTTGGAAAATTGACTGACTAATTTATTATCCTCAGTTGGATCCGGTTGCAGCAACACTTTTAATTTTAGCGGAATTCTATCCGTTTTTAGCATTTGCAAAGCATCAGGATGACAAATCCATCTGCCTTCACGAGTAATTCCCACCGGAATAATCTCATACTTTTGGGGATCTAATGCACCTATTACACTTGTTGCTGAGACTAAAGACACTTCATGCTCAGCTGAACGCCCTCCAAAAATTACAGCAACCCGGATCTTTTTATTCATATATATATCACTATTAAGTCTTAATCGTTTGTTATGGTTAAAGTAGTTTGATTTTTCTTGAAGAATTGTTTCAAGCTTTTAAATAATGACTTTGCAATTTTATTTTGGAATTTTTGGGTGCCCAACAGATATTCTTGTTTTGGTAAAACCATGAATGCAGCCTCAACCAATACCGCCGGCATACCGGTTGGTTTGCATAGCACTAAATTGGCAAAACGAACTCCCTGGCTCGGCAATTTAATGTCCTTAATTAAATTATTTTGAATCATTCTGGCCAGTGGATAGCTTTGCTGATGATAATAATAGGTAACGGTTCCGCGTTTACGATACGGGTCAAATCCATCCGGTAAAGAATTATTGTGAATACTTATGACCACATCCGGCTGAACAAAATTAATCAATTTCAAGCGTCCGGGAACAGTCATTCCTTGTTCTTCGGAACGAGTTAATAGTACGGTCGCTCCGCCCTCCTCTAATAATTTTTTAAGAATTTCTGTTATTTTCCAGTTAACTTCTCGTTCTTCCAATCTTGACGGACCAATCGCACCTTCATCAGGAAGATGTCCTGCATCCAGCATAATCAACTTTCCCATTAAAGGCGCTTCAACAGACTCAGATTTCGGTGGATGTTTTAGTTCTAACAATAAATGGTTGTCCTGGTAATAAGCAAAATATCCCCATTGCTGCTTTAAATTCAATTGAAAATTTAGTACAAGCTTATCATCAGTTTTATTTTCCCAGGTTATTCTGTCAACTAGAATGGTGGAATTGGTTAATACAATATTTTGTCCAGCTTGAACATTCCAAATGATTAATTTTATTGTTTTTTGATCTCTACTCTGCACAACCAGGAATGGCATTTTATTAGATAAAGGAATTCTTATTCTCGATAGTCCTTCTAATTCTTCAAAGTGAATCTTATCGATTTCTTGAACATGTAGTTGAATATCGCTTTCCAACCACTTAAAATTTCTCTCGTTTATCCATCCAAAAGTTTTACCAAAAGCCACTCGCCAATATTTTCCTTTCCTGCCCGTAACTCGAAATTGTATCCCAACCGGAAGGAACAAATCATGTTGGTTTCTACCAGTTGTTTTTACAGTTGTCATCTCATTGGTAAGCTCTATTAATTGTGCCATCGGTTCGGTAATAATCGAAATATTACCAAATGAATGGATGATCACATTTCCCTGGGAATTTTCAATTCTGAGTTTTATTAATCGATCCTTTATTGGATTCATTTTGTCAATTTCAAATGTACCAACCAGACCACCATTAGCAGCACTTGTTTTGATATTATCCACCAACAGCAGATTCCCGGAATAAAAATCAGGATGAACTTTACCAGCAGTGAGGGGAAACCAATCATTTGTGTTATCAATCTTAAAGGACACCTTACTTCCCGGTGTTGCCCGGACAGATACTTTTAACTCATCATCGGATGTGAGAATTAAAGGATGTTTTGGTTCAATAGAATCATAATCTATCATAAAGGTGTCATCTGGTATTTCGGGTGTATGGTCAACATAAATGGGAACCTC
This genomic window contains:
- a CDS encoding D-alanine--D-alanine ligase; the protein is MNKKIRVAVIFGGRSAEHEVSLVSATSVIGALDPQKYEIIPVGITREGRWICHPDALQMLKTDRIPLKLKVLLQPDPTEDNKLVSQFSKQDVSSAQSDEKFDVIFPVLHGTYGEDGAIQGLFELMDVPYVGAGVLGSSVAMDKVVQKRLFRSVGLPVVNFLSYNISADPLKDDQEIAKIETELAYPIFVKPTNMGSSVGINKAHNRQELKEWIRVAFEYDRKIILEESVANAREIEVSVLGNENPRTSVPGEVIPSGEFYDYDSKYVDDASKLEIPAKLPADIISKIQKIAVEGYSLIGCEGMARVDFLLGKDNVYISEINSIPGFTAISMYPKLWGASGLSYPHLLDELIRLAVERHQQKLKLKRVFDQDSDWYKK
- a CDS encoding alpha/beta fold hydrolase, which gives rise to MIKMKSAKLIIIFLAIFAFGRIAVCQTDPFENDELIRVGTEFVNLLNEGNFIEAVAFYDSTMQKAMPVEKLKSTWESLEKQVGAFEAIEKIDLDLAGEYQQVNILCKFENSSLNVRVVLDREKKVSGLWFLPASPVTYSPPDYVDIESFSENEILFGLPGWELPGAISIPKGENKVPAAVLVHGSGPNDRNESIGPNQPFRDLAWGLASRGIAVLRYDKRTKIHGKRMIAGQTTVENEVILDALAAIKLLRKRPEIDDERIFLVGHSLGALLAPEIAVRDGNLAGIILLAAPARTLEEALIDQLKYVASLRENKSNEEELELKSLMDQISKLEQNAIQPNEMIFGAAASYYYDLKKRDQIAFAKQLSIPILILQGGRDYQATMADFEIWQEALQTHKKVKFIDYPNLNHLFMTGEGMATPQEYMQQKGNVALEVILNITEWLRN
- a CDS encoding beta-lactamase family protein is translated as MNYLSAKAKVILTNCILLLLIVPLFAQTKTSPKYAESIKTAKNIILDFQELKHVPGISVAVGVAGEIVWSEGFGYADLENKVRVTTLTKFRIGSVSKPVTAVAIGLLVEQGKLDLDAPVQKYVTTFPQKKGKVTTRLLAGHLAGIRHYRNMEFLSSKKYRTVVQSLFIFQDDTLLFMPGDNYSYSSYGWNLISAVVEKAAGQEFLSYMKANVFKPLGLNNMVADHTDSIIVNRTRFYVVDNGKALNAPFVDNSYKWAGGGFISNTEDLVQFGSAHLEPGFLKQSTLDLFFTSQKKNSGEETGYGIGWRVGTDDKGRNWRAHGGGSVGGTTYLILYPESKVVFAIVANISGARFGDLPRKISNLFIR
- a CDS encoding HAD-IA family hydrolase; translation: MKQNGYRLALFDLDGTLVDTAADVHYSMNVLRKELGIPYLSLEEAKESIGPGPDLFVKCLTDNHADINPKETIHRFREIYYQNVLNQTQLFGGISNLLQYLSNKDVTLMVVTNKPGKFARKILRGLGIDHQFSVILGPEDVDNRKPAPDIIFKAMQLADEKAENTIMIGDTEYDIHAAKAAGVDVCAAGFGYSPHSSLHDLNPTYFVNQPSDIKKIWSD
- a CDS encoding enoyl-CoA hydratase/isomerase family protein — encoded protein: MNFENIVFDVEDRIARIVINRPKVLNALNSKTMDELETAIGKIESDSSIGAVIVTGSGDKAFVAGADITELQILDGPNGKAFAQRGQMIFSKIEDLDRPVIAAINGFALGGGCELALACHIRIASSNAKFGQPEVNLGIIPGYGGTQRLPRTVGTSMALQMILSGNIINADEALRIGLVNQVVARDELIPTVTKLAQTILSKGPIAVRQSLNAVKYGVNIPLSQGLEIEASLFGDVCGTEDKKEGTLAFTEKRKPEFKNK
- a CDS encoding N-acetylmuramoyl-L-alanine amidase, which gives rise to MLNFLSAFLMVLLPSNGNPKIDVVYPVAGQCLKENGHHFIYGNVQPPHSRFTINGKKVSLYKNGAFMVYLPVQKGDFVFHCIATADGDTAKYEVPIYVDHTPEIPDDTFMIDYDSIEPKHPLILTSDDELKVSVRATPGSKVSFKIDNTNDWFPLTAGKVHPDFYSGNLLLVDNIKTSAANGGLVGTFEIDKMNPIKDRLIKLRIENSQGNVIIHSFGNISIITEPMAQLIELTNEMTTVKTTGRNQHDLFLPVGIQFRVTGRKGKYWRVAFGKTFGWINERNFKWLESDIQLHVQEIDKIHFEELEGLSRIRIPLSNKMPFLVVQSRDQKTIKLIIWNVQAGQNIVLTNSTILVDRITWENKTDDKLVLNFQLNLKQQWGYFAYYQDNHLLLELKHPPKSESVEAPLMGKLIMLDAGHLPDEGAIGPSRLEEREVNWKITEILKKLLEEGGATVLLTRSEEQGMTVPGRLKLINFVQPDVVISIHNNSLPDGFDPYRKRGTVTYYYHQQSYPLARMIQNNLIKDIKLPSQGVRFANLVLCKPTGMPAVLVEAAFMVLPKQEYLLGTQKFQNKIAKSLFKSLKQFFKKNQTTLTITND